The segment CTATTAAATGCAGCGGGTTGTCAGGTTTTTCCTGATCCTTGAGTCAGGGGTTCAAATATTGAGCAACTCCTCAGACCACGACAAGAGTGGCAGATTATTGAAAGCGTCTTATGATGCAGCACTGAACCAAACCGAGTGCAGGTTTCACAGTGAGTGGTGAACAAAATCTAGGCGTGTTAACATTACAAACCTCTGTCTTTTGTAGTGGTGCAGCTGACTCAACACTTCAGTCACTGTTAGTAAGTTGTGGGTGTAAACAGCTGTGTTGCTGACCCTGAATCACAAAATGGGGAGTTTACGTTAGATGAAAGTGTCATGAATGACTCCCCAAACAGATCTGACCTCCATCAACTATCCAAGAAGCACCTTTAAACTTAGAGCTGGTGTTTCTTCACTGGGACATGCTCCAGATTTAACTGCACAAAGCGATACAGGTTCCAATCATATGTTTTAAACTTTGGTGATATGGTGGCCATTTTGCGTACATATGGATCCCAGGTTGTACTTgcaattgttatttttatcccTCAGTATATGAGTCCAAATTAAAGTTGACAGTGTCCTGGCTTTACTGTCACAAACTTTTCCGTGTAGTTGTGAGATATGACGTTAGAGGGAAAACATGCAGACACCATGCTGGACCCTCTGTTCATCCTGGAGAGTGAGGAAGTGTACAGAAATCCCACTGAAGTGAAGATGAGTCAGATCGTGCTACCATGCCATGCCAATCACTGCGGAGAGCTGAGCGTTGGACAGCTACTGAAGTGGATGGACTCCACAGCCTGCTTGTCTGGTAGGAAAACTCCCAAAACAACGAACATCTAAATTCTTACTTTTAAACTCTCAGTAGTTCTTCTTACATCTCAGCTTCACAGCATGTATCTGATGATATCATTACTGCTCACATGGAGACCATGAAGCCTTAAACATGCTCATGCATCTGCAACTCTATCCCATCATGGCGAGTGATGTATTCTTGCAGAAACTGCTTTTGTATAGTGTCtgtctagtcttccgaccactcaaactgcttttacactacatgtcacattcacccgtTCACAcgctggtggccgaggctaccatacaaggtgccacctgctactcagtaaccattcacacactctcacacaccaacTGAACTGCCACTGGGAGCAAACtggggttcagcatcttgcccaaggatactttgacatgtgtactgaaggagccagggatcgaactgCTGATTTTCAGATTAGCTGAGAACCCCCTCTACCTGTTATCCACAGCCGCTCTGGAAGCAGTGGACATACAGTGTaagctaaaaaatgttttttttgtcagagaTTCCACTTCCAAGATTTGAATCCCAGGCTTCCAAAGTGGTGTGACATATCTGTACTGAGCTTTTAGGTAGATAAATAAGTGTATATGCGTGTGATGCATgcaactcactcactcactcagccTCTCCTTATCatgctttttctctctctctgtttatcagaccacaaatgagccaagcattagctagctagccaccctACTATCCCTTCGCCTTGCTCTCtgccactgtggactgcttcacTGGGAGAAGAGTGTGCGGGAGCTTGGAGACAGACCTTCAGTTTCAGCTGTAGCGGCTAGAATTTTGCCAGCGCCTAATgtgtcactgcagcaacagaaagtttgttaTCTAGTGGGAAGTCGAGGCTGTCCGTAGAGTGGAAATTGTGGGTGTGACAGTGAGTTTAAGAGCAGTGTTTAAGAAGCTCTCTGCAGTCTGACAGTTGAGTCCCCCACTCTAGCTCTGAACGTTCAATCCAATACACACCAATGCAAACAAGTTTGAACGGGAAAGTTGAATACAAGCCAGAATGTATGAAAGATGatgaacattttaaagtttgaatggagtttctatgtgaatgtgtgaatgaggagagaggagttGAAAATGCTTGAGGAAACTTGAATTTGGGTCAAGTGAGCTAGGGTTTGCACCAGCTGGATTTAGGTTGCTGCATCCGCTGGCTGATTTGGGGTGTGTCTCTGAAGCTGCTGCCCACTCACATCCAGGCAAGGTAGTCTGTAGCGGCAGGAAGTGAGGCTGAAGACACGCTGTGATGGAGGCTACATAAAgacagttgttgccaatgctggaataggaCCTTTCGCTGCAGGATTCTTCACTATTGATTCAGGCTTTCACCCAACAGACAAGCTCTTTCAAATGACCTGTGATAGACCAAAGTCCTCCCCATTTATTTGCAACATTACCTGAATTTATCCAGTAACATTAAAGCAATGGCTACAACAgcataaataatacaaaagtATTTTGCTTATGGGCCACTGCtttcatatttaaatatatCTGTACACAAGCAATAGATAACACTGAGGTATTAACATACTCTGGTGCTCTACAGACatattaaatgcatttaaatttaCAGGGCTGTCGTCTTTCCGTGTGATTGATTATTTCTGTATGCCTTTATACATGCGCATATTTACAGCTCATGAGCTTTCACTTTGCCTGACTCGTAGATGCTTTGTGGCTTTGTGTAGCACTTAAATACCTGTGTAATCTTTTCTCTCCCAGCTGAGAGACATGCAGGTTGTTCCTGTATCACTGCATCTGTGGACGACATCCATTTTGAACACACCATAGGGTAAGGTATTACCTTAATGCTGCTCCAGGTGAACAATAAATGTCTCACCGGTCCGGCTTGTGTTGATACTACAATCACTGCTCTGTGTTGATAGTGAAAAGaagtgtctttgtgtgtctccTCCAGGGTGGGAAAAGTAGTCAACATCATAGCAAAGGTCAACAGAGCCTTTACGTCCAGTATGGAGGTTGGTGGATGTTGTTTTTGATTTCAGCAGAGTGAAAGCTCACTTTATttcagaaaaatgaaaatgtggtGACTCTGTTCATTTCAGGTGGGTATATTGGTGAACTGTGAGGACCTTTACACTGGCAAGCAGTGGAAGGTTTGTCATGCCTTTGCTACCTTTGTCGCCAGACGAACTGAAGCTGGGAAGGTGAGGGACAAGAACTGAAATATGGACACAAAGGCATTTTACCAAAGCTTGAGTTCGACATGCCCTGAGTTTATGTGAACTATGTGAACACAGGTACAGCTGAAGCAGGTGCTTCCTCGCACACAAACGGAGCAGATGGAGTACAGCCTGGCAGCAGAGCGGAGGAGGATGAGGCTCATCCATGCTGAGATCATTACAGACCTactgagcagcagcacagctcaACTGGGTACAGACTGTAGACAGAGGGCTTTATAACACAGCACCATGGCACACATGCTCCATTTAAAATCAGATTGATTAAAGCTCCTTGTTTACGCACTCTCTCCAGGAGAATGCCAGGAGTACCAGGACGCTGTGCCAGCTGAGCGGACACGAGTGGAGAGTGTGGAGCTGGTGCTACCGCCACATGCCAACCATCAAGTCAGTACATTCGGGGGCCAGATTATGGCCTGGATGGAGAATGTGGCTACAATTGCAGCAAGGTGTGTGTACCTAGTTTCCAGTTTTCCTCAGTTTAATTTGAATATGACTCAAACtagttttaaaggaatattttaacattttatttccaaattGTCTTTGTCAGAAGCGTTCTCGCATACTTGAAATACTCAGTTTTGTTAAGGCGAGGGGTGGTGCTTTGGTTGAGTGTGCAGGAGGCAAGACATGATGCGGATGACACAGCGGTCACGTAGCCGCTTCGTAATTTGGTCATGAACAACAGTCTCTTGCCGTTCCTTCAATTTGTCTAACGATTTCGGCTTCGGCCCTTTCCGACAGAAGTTCCAGAATCTCGTCATCTCTCTAATTAGAGATCTTTGTAGCTGTCTTTATGTAAATGAACCTTTCTTTCTTCACTCTCAGATGTTTGTTGTCTTCAGTTTTGTGTGAGCTTCATGATagaaacatcatcaacatgACCACCTGCTTGCTGTGAAGGATCCTGAAAATTACCTGCTGTATTCACACACTGGCTCAATCGGTCATTGCACAGATTTTGTACCAGGGAGGGAATTTGAGTTCTCACATATTGCTGGCCAAGAAATAGCCCCACATAAAAACTCCccacaaaaccacaaattgtAATTTGTACACCTTCGCATTAGAACAAGTGAGATAAAACATGGTAATCAGTGAGCTCTAGAGATGCTGGTAGGTGGGTTTTGTTCCTTCGGACTGAGCCAGACTAGctgtttccagtttttatgTTAAGGTAACTGGCTACTGCCTGTTgcttcatttttattcatttttaatgataatCTAACTCTCAGCGTTTTGTAATGAGACcaatgtttctctctctctctttattttttcatatcttGATCTAGTCGCTTGTGTAACGCTCACCCAACCTTGAGGAGCATTGACATGTTCCATTTTCGTGGCCCGTCTCACATTGGTGACCGACTGGTACTGAAAGCCATTGTGAACAATGCCTTTAAGCACAGGTGAGTCTGCACATAAAGAAGCATCTTATCTAATCAAGCTTTGCAGTTTGAACACATTCAGTCTAAGAGTGTTTTAACTGgaggtctgtgtgtttgcacttCTTTTTGTGAACCCACGCCGCTCCATACAGCATGGAGGTGGGAGTGTGTGCTGAGGCCTACCAGGGTGGAGAACCTCTGCGCCATATAAATAGTGCTTTTATGACCTTTGAGGTGCTGGATGGTGACAGGAAGCCGTGCACGCTGCCACGACTACGACCTGAGCCTGTGGTGAGTTTTCTTAGTTTCATAGCAGCCTAAAATGTACAGTAACGTCTAGagccaaaaaaaagttaaaaaaaatgagcatCCTTATATGAGGACTTCAACATTAGGTTTTCATATGTTTTACAGGATGGGAAAAGACGATATCAAGAGGCTATTGCCAGGAAGAAGATTCGCCTTGATAGGTTACTATCTCCCCTTAAACCATCAGGTTTTGCACTTTGTACAGCCTACTGATATATCAGAGGGCTTGGTTTGCATGGGTCATTGCAGATGTGTTTATTGCTGTCAGTGTAAAAGCTGCTGCGtatgcaaaaaacacattttctcccaAAGAAATTACAACATGCCAGATTAAAAATTTGTATTCATTGCATTAGGAAAAGTGTGGatcataaaacataaacaaatactttaaaaaacaacagttatAGTGCCTGAATGTAATATAAAGCACTGAAAGTAAGAGAGACAGTGACAGTAATACAGTCATCATTTCTCAGTTTGTCCAATGTTGTGCTACATAATCCATTGTTTACAGTACTCTGCAGCAGCACATGACTTGGCAGGGCAGCATATCACAGTTGAGCAGACTTTGGTGTGGAGTCTATCAGGCATAATAAGTTCATTGTTCAACAGAAAAATATCCAGCCTCCAGCAAAATCTGTATTCCACTATTTAATAACCGAATGTGTTGACTCACAGCTATAACAGAAAGGTTTATATTCTGATCAGGTTCTCACATCTTCCTTTTGTCCCTGAATGTAAATCACTGTGCCCTACATGTTTACAGGAAATACATTATCTCCTGCAA is part of the Epinephelus moara isolate mb chromosome 10, YSFRI_EMoa_1.0, whole genome shotgun sequence genome and harbors:
- the acot11b gene encoding acyl-coenzyme A thioesterase 11b; amino-acid sequence: MTLEGKHADTMLDPLFILESEEVYRNPTEVKMSQIVLPCHANHCGELSVGQLLKWMDSTACLSAERHAGCSCITASVDDIHFEHTIGVGKVVNIIAKVNRAFTSSMEVGILVNCEDLYTGKQWKVCHAFATFVARRTEAGKVQLKQVLPRTQTEQMEYSLAAERRRMRLIHAEIITDLLSSSTAQLGECQEYQDAVPAERTRVESVELVLPPHANHQVSTFGGQIMAWMENVATIAASRLCNAHPTLRSIDMFHFRGPSHIGDRLVLKAIVNNAFKHSMEVGVCAEAYQGGEPLRHINSAFMTFEVLDGDRKPCTLPRLRPEPVDGKRRYQEAIARKKIRLDRKYIISCKQTEVPVSVPWDPSNQMYLSYNNVSALKLMDTRNNWVLTTEKNKVRLYTLEENHMLCFKVEMHVSVPAEQTFHLLSDLTRRKEWDRHYEDCEMINQADEEDTLYWIATPSVSKGGKGQDFILLASRRKPCDARDPYLIALRSVTLPTHPPTEDYTRGEVLCAGFTIWEESSTVTKITYYNQATPGVLPYISTDIAGLSSSFSSTFSACSHFLEANKHSLAALPPSVL